A window of the Candidatus Omnitrophota bacterium genome harbors these coding sequences:
- a CDS encoding glycosyltransferase family 4 protein: MDSIKNRICSKEINMIALTMGHEGMCGGTRIFIELGKRWLKSGCKLNIFVTDEGFSTCCKYGLGNANFFTFQGRKYKKLGLFLFYVILLLKGIFLVLKLKIRNKKIDIVYSTSDFWPDSITAFIMAKVLNNAKWVAGFYLFAPNPFKNDNPYRGKSLLRGLLYYFTQLPIYCIVKRFADFVCVTSIPDVGNFITPRRTEDKILVIMGGVDCSLHREIPEVKKEYDACFLGRFHPQKGVIELIDIWRMVVDKKPNASLLIIGYGELLEKLKEKINLNSLSENVIVKGFTDGEEKVRILNKCSIVVHPALYDSGGMAACEAMACGLPAVSFDLPALKTYYPKGMLKTKCFSLEEFSQNILRLLEDRQLYAKLKIDALNWAKEWDWDKKAEFILEKIINE; encoded by the coding sequence ATGGATAGTATTAAAAATCGAATATGTAGTAAAGAAATTAATATGATAGCCCTTACGATGGGCCATGAGGGCATGTGCGGAGGTACGAGGATTTTTATTGAGCTCGGCAAGAGGTGGCTTAAATCCGGGTGTAAATTAAATATTTTTGTTACAGATGAGGGGTTTAGTACATGTTGTAAATATGGCCTTGGCAATGCCAATTTTTTTACGTTTCAAGGTAGAAAATACAAAAAGTTAGGTTTGTTTCTTTTCTATGTTATCTTGCTTTTAAAAGGTATTTTTCTGGTCCTTAAATTAAAAATCAGAAATAAAAAAATAGATATTGTATATTCAACTTCTGATTTCTGGCCGGATAGTATTACTGCTTTTATAATGGCAAAAGTATTAAATAACGCGAAGTGGGTTGCAGGATTCTATCTATTTGCGCCAAATCCATTTAAAAATGATAATCCTTATAGAGGGAAAAGTTTATTAAGAGGGTTATTGTATTATTTTACTCAATTGCCAATTTATTGTATTGTTAAAAGATTCGCTGATTTTGTTTGTGTTACAAGCATCCCCGATGTAGGTAATTTTATTACTCCGCGCCGCACTGAAGATAAGATTTTGGTTATAATGGGAGGAGTGGATTGTTCTCTGCATAGAGAAATTCCTGAAGTAAAAAAGGAATACGATGCTTGTTTCTTAGGAAGATTTCATCCGCAAAAAGGAGTAATTGAGCTTATTGATATCTGGCGTATGGTTGTAGATAAGAAACCAAATGCCAGTCTGCTTATTATCGGTTATGGTGAATTGCTGGAAAAACTAAAGGAAAAAATAAATTTAAACTCGCTTTCGGAGAATGTGATAGTTAAGGGTTTTACGGATGGGGAAGAAAAGGTAAGAATTTTAAATAAATGTAGCATCGTTGTCCATCCAGCCTTGTATGATAGTGGCGGGATGGCTGCTTGTGAGGCAATGGCGTGCGGACTTCCCGCAGTAAGTTTTGACCTGCCTGCATTAAAGACGTATTACCCGAAGGGGATGCTGAAAACTAAATGTTTTAGCTTAGAGGAATTTTCTCAGAATATCTTAAGATTACTGGAAGATAGGCAACTTTATGCCAAGTTAAAGATTGATGCTCTTAACTGGGCTAAGGAATGGGATTGGGATAAAAAAGCAGAGTTTATTTTAGAAAAGATAATAAATGAATAA
- a CDS encoding carbamoyltransferase gives MNILGISCFYHDSAACLLKDGQIMAAAQEERFTRKKHDFNFPANAINWCLEEADIVVKDLDYVVFYDKPFIKFERILETSLAYAPSGLSQFIQAVPLWLKQKLFIPEVIRKELNYQGKILFSEHHESHAASAFYPSPFKEAAFLTLDGVGEWETASFGVGRDNSLEIQHFLRFPHSLGLLYSAFTYYAGFKVNSGEYKLMGLAPYGEPRYYDLILNNLIDLKEDGSFRMDMRYFGYCNSLRMINNRFNKLFGSPPRKREANLTQKDMDIAASIQKVTEEIMLRMVRHIHKITKQENLCLAGGVALNCVGNGRILREGPFKEIWVQPASGDAGGALGAALLIWYKYLKNVRNVNGFDDAQNTSLLGPSFKDAYIENFLKNENIPFKKLSEAELPDLVSGLIAQGNVIGWFQGRSEFGPRALGARSIIGDARNREMQTKMNLKIKYRESFRPFAPSVLKEKASEWFDLDKESPYMLLVAPVKKDKRIDPKGQDKELFGLDKLKFIRSQIPAVTHVDYSARVQTVKREDNPLYYDLIKSFYNKTGCPVIINTSFNVRGEPLVLTPEDAFRCFMRTEMDYLVMGSFLLDKKEQKLQAKDDNWHKEFELD, from the coding sequence ATGAATATTTTAGGTATATCTTGCTTCTATCATGATAGTGCGGCGTGTCTTTTGAAAGACGGGCAAATTATGGCAGCAGCGCAGGAAGAGCGTTTCACCCGTAAAAAACACGATTTTAATTTTCCTGCCAATGCTATCAACTGGTGTTTAGAAGAAGCTGATATTGTTGTTAAAGATTTAGATTATGTTGTTTTCTATGATAAACCATTTATTAAATTTGAAAGAATTTTAGAAACTTCTTTGGCCTATGCGCCAAGCGGGTTAAGCCAATTTATTCAAGCAGTGCCTTTATGGCTTAAGCAAAAACTTTTCATTCCAGAAGTAATTCGGAAAGAGTTAAATTACCAAGGTAAAATTTTATTCTCTGAGCATCATGAATCTCATGCAGCAAGTGCTTTTTATCCATCGCCTTTTAAAGAAGCTGCTTTTTTAACTTTGGATGGAGTCGGCGAATGGGAAACTGCCAGCTTTGGAGTTGGCCGAGATAATAGTTTAGAGATTCAGCACTTTTTAAGGTTTCCTCATTCATTAGGGCTTCTTTATTCAGCTTTTACTTATTATGCAGGATTTAAGGTTAATTCCGGTGAGTATAAATTAATGGGATTAGCACCTTACGGCGAGCCAAGATATTATGATTTAATCCTAAATAACCTAATAGATCTCAAAGAAGATGGTTCGTTCAGGATGGATATGAGATATTTTGGATATTGCAATAGCCTGCGCATGATTAATAATCGTTTTAATAAATTATTCGGCTCACCGCCAAGAAAACGTGAAGCAAATTTAACTCAAAAAGACATGGATATAGCTGCTTCAATTCAAAAAGTTACCGAAGAAATTATGCTGCGTATGGTGCGCCACATCCATAAAATTACAAAACAAGAGAATCTTTGTCTTGCTGGAGGAGTTGCTTTAAACTGTGTTGGAAACGGACGGATCCTGCGGGAAGGCCCGTTTAAAGAAATATGGGTCCAGCCAGCTAGTGGAGATGCAGGCGGGGCATTAGGGGCTGCGCTTCTTATCTGGTATAAATACTTAAAAAATGTAAGAAATGTAAATGGTTTTGATGATGCGCAGAATACTTCACTACTTGGTCCGTCATTTAAGGATGCTTATATCGAGAATTTCCTAAAGAATGAAAATATCCCGTTTAAAAAATTATCAGAAGCTGAATTGCCGGATTTAGTTTCGGGTTTGATTGCGCAGGGGAATGTTATCGGTTGGTTTCAAGGAAGAAGTGAATTTGGCCCGCGCGCATTAGGAGCAAGAAGTATTATTGGGGATGCTAGGAATAGGGAAATGCAGACAAAGATGAATTTAAAAATTAAATACCGTGAATCATTTAGGCCATTTGCTCCCAGCGTCTTAAAAGAAAAGGCGTCTGAATGGTTTGACCTTGATAAAGAAAGCCCCTACATGCTTTTGGTTGCTCCCGTAAAGAAAGATAAGCGGATTGATCCAAAAGGCCAAGACAAAGAACTTTTCGGGCTGGATAAATTAAAATTTATACGTTCCCAAATCCCTGCAGTAACACATGTTGATTATTCCGCCAGGGTTCAAACCGTTAAAAGAGAGGATAACCCGCTTTATTATGATTTGATAAAATCTTTCTATAATAAAACAGGATGTCCTGTTATAATAAATACGTCTTTTAACGTAAGAGGAGAGCCTCTTGTCTTAACTCCGGAAGATGCTTTTAGGTGCTTTATGCGCACTGAAATGGACTATCTTGTTATGGGCAGTTTTCTTTTAGATAAGAAAGAACAAAAGCTTCAAGCAAAAGATGATAATTGGCATAAAGAATTTGAATTGGATTAA
- a CDS encoding radical SAM protein, whose translation MNNKENFDIVLFSPPSRMINHYRPPIGLLYIGGYLTHHGLSVKVMDVPLKDQIRDSKFKENVKEVISNVQKRMLDDFRNIKTKIVGISCYTPEYFEVVSLAKEIKKIDPSVIVMVGGIHPTFYPEEFFEEDDVIDICVIGEGEVTAYELCRSILGKSKLALSEIKGLAYFDKKENKVVHTAKRLPVDNLDEISFPDYNLVDTQYYTNASPYSIRGVFLRSMYLLASRGCPSQCTFCVAKKLREIFGMGRFRSAESLIKELKYLKEKFAIDSFYFVDDLFTVNKENVKKFCGLLKKEHLGLIWGCSSKVSTVNEDLLKIMASSGCVQIDFGVERGSNEALRLVNKGQTVEMVKDIFRLCHKYKIRTFANLLVNLPKESEKDLEDILKLLDEIKPEIVSLNIFSPYPGTEIYDKGNYKFTKNEYADFFIDASRAIKDNPDKFKFSRHNIDLGEWTRKYSKKYNSVLLNLKFYLSFKYWKVLFFSRRKINYLKQADLLVREFINQKF comes from the coding sequence ATGAATAATAAAGAAAATTTCGATATTGTTTTATTTTCGCCTCCTTCGCGAATGATTAATCATTACAGGCCGCCAATAGGATTATTGTATATTGGAGGGTATTTAACTCATCATGGTTTAAGTGTCAAGGTTATGGATGTTCCTTTAAAAGATCAGATAAGGGATAGTAAATTTAAAGAGAATGTGAAAGAGGTAATTAGCAATGTTCAGAAAAGGATGCTGGATGATTTTAGGAATATTAAAACTAAGATTGTAGGGATATCTTGCTATACTCCTGAATACTTTGAAGTTGTATCTTTGGCTAAAGAAATAAAAAAAATTGATCCTTCTGTTATTGTTATGGTGGGGGGAATCCACCCTACTTTTTATCCAGAAGAGTTCTTTGAAGAGGATGATGTTATTGATATATGCGTTATTGGGGAGGGAGAAGTTACTGCTTATGAATTATGCCGGAGTATTTTAGGAAAAAGTAAGTTAGCTTTAAGTGAAATAAAAGGCCTTGCATATTTTGATAAAAAAGAGAATAAGGTAGTCCATACTGCTAAAAGACTCCCAGTTGACAATTTGGATGAAATTTCTTTTCCTGATTATAATCTGGTGGATACACAGTATTATACAAACGCTTCTCCATATTCAATTAGAGGCGTATTTTTGCGTTCAATGTATCTGTTGGCTTCTAGGGGTTGTCCTTCACAATGTACTTTTTGTGTGGCAAAGAAATTACGTGAAATTTTTGGCATGGGAAGGTTCCGTAGCGCAGAAAGTTTGATAAAAGAGCTTAAATACTTAAAAGAGAAGTTTGCAATAGATTCGTTTTATTTTGTTGATGATCTTTTTACGGTTAATAAAGAGAATGTTAAAAAGTTTTGCGGTTTATTAAAGAAAGAACATCTCGGTCTTATTTGGGGATGTTCTTCCAAAGTTTCAACTGTTAATGAAGATTTGTTAAAAATTATGGCTAGTTCAGGTTGTGTCCAGATTGATTTTGGGGTAGAGAGAGGTTCTAATGAAGCACTGCGCTTGGTAAACAAGGGGCAGACTGTCGAGATGGTAAAAGATATCTTCCGGCTTTGCCATAAATATAAAATCAGGACATTTGCTAATCTTTTGGTAAATCTTCCGAAGGAATCAGAAAAAGATTTAGAAGATATTCTTAAATTGTTAGACGAAATTAAACCAGAGATAGTAAGTTTAAATATATTTAGCCCTTATCCGGGAACAGAAATTTATGATAAAGGGAATTATAAGTTTACAAAGAATGAGTATGCTGATTTTTTTATTGATGCGTCTCGTGCGATAAAGGATAACCCTGATAAATTCAAATTCTCACGCCATAATATTGATTTAGGGGAATGGACAAGGAAATATTCTAAGAAATATAACAGCGTGTTGTTAAATCTAAAGTTTTATCTGTCTTTTAAATATTGGAAAGTTTTGTTTTTCTCAAGAAGAAAAATTAATTATTTAAAACAAGCTGATTTGCTTGTTAGGGAGTTTATTAATCAAAAGTTTTAA
- a CDS encoding SxtJ family membrane protein translates to MMEKLDLGRSNLRKFGIIMGVAFIAISGIIFLKHRHFPLWGLISSGLFFIAAFTFPLALKPIYITWMKLAFVLAWVNTRLILTIIFYLVFTPIGLILKLFKVDLLEKKMDKKASTYWKSKEEVKFDPSLYERQF, encoded by the coding sequence ATGATGGAAAAACTGGATTTAGGAAGAAGTAACTTAAGGAAGTTTGGTATAATAATGGGTGTTGCTTTTATTGCCATATCCGGAATTATTTTCTTAAAACATAGGCATTTCCCTCTTTGGGGGTTAATTAGCTCTGGGTTATTTTTTATTGCTGCGTTTACTTTTCCTTTAGCCCTTAAGCCTATATATATAACTTGGATGAAGTTAGCCTTTGTTTTGGCTTGGGTTAATACAAGGCTGATTTTGACAATAATTTTTTATCTAGTGTTTACACCGATTGGTTTAATATTAAAATTATTTAAGGTGGATTTATTGGAAAAGAAGATGGATAAGAAAGCAAGCACTTATTGGAAGAGCAAGGAAGAGGTTAAATTTGATCCTTCGTTATACGAGAGACAATTTTAA
- a CDS encoding radical SAM protein: MANLLLYNAVNQGIFSKAEDNPVNLGLFSISAFAKEKGYSVKLLKNIKFIDIDKDLKHDLKDALLVGVSCMTGDPIKNAIQFSKTLKKIAPELKIVWGGYHASLEPDQTLSNSYIDFLIRGWGEEPIVELLNAIKHNRDYTNIKGLSYKQDGKIIHNPTARYDDIGKFPMYDYKLLDGFKEQVKGRGFIYCSSRGCPFNCSFCSVAAFYEGNKPYYSYSLERIFDELQYFQKEFKPSHFFLWDDNFFVDKKRVHDFCEIYKQKKCDFKWESFGRCDFFSNCDESLLALLKEVNLKKIYFGAESGSLAVLKKINKNITPAQILSSLERIKKYGIIGDYTFMSGFPFESLADLKETLKLMKDLQGIDSSAGIRIFNFSPSPKMDLIKDCLKAGFKYPVKIEEWEKFEYHCFVPNWVSPEHARLLKVLPWLTSFLSQETLPYKEKRGIVDFVLKILHKSSKFRFKHDFYLFPVEWLALRFFYKKHLGI, translated from the coding sequence ATGGCTAATCTTTTATTGTATAACGCGGTAAATCAAGGGATTTTTAGTAAGGCAGAGGATAATCCAGTTAATCTGGGGTTATTTTCAATTTCTGCTTTTGCCAAGGAAAAAGGTTACAGCGTCAAGCTATTAAAAAACATTAAATTTATTGATATTGATAAGGATTTAAAGCACGATTTAAAAGATGCTTTATTGGTTGGTGTCTCCTGTATGACCGGAGACCCTATCAAAAATGCAATACAATTTAGCAAAACATTAAAGAAAATTGCTCCAGAGTTAAAGATTGTTTGGGGAGGTTACCATGCGTCTTTAGAGCCCGACCAGACACTTTCTAATAGTTATATTGATTTCTTGATCAGGGGTTGGGGTGAAGAGCCTATAGTGGAATTACTCAACGCAATAAAGCATAACAGAGATTACACAAATATTAAAGGCTTGTCTTACAAGCAAGATGGAAAGATTATCCATAATCCAACTGCTAGATATGATGATATAGGCAAATTTCCTATGTATGATTATAAGCTTCTCGATGGCTTTAAAGAGCAGGTTAAAGGCCGCGGGTTTATATATTGCTCAAGCCGAGGCTGTCCGTTTAATTGTTCTTTTTGTTCTGTTGCCGCTTTCTATGAAGGAAATAAGCCGTACTATTCCTATAGCCTTGAAAGAATTTTTGATGAACTTCAGTATTTCCAGAAAGAGTTTAAGCCTTCACATTTCTTCTTATGGGATGACAATTTCTTTGTTGATAAAAAACGCGTCCATGACTTCTGTGAGATCTATAAACAAAAGAAGTGCGATTTTAAATGGGAAAGTTTTGGAAGATGTGACTTCTTCTCTAATTGTGATGAAAGTTTGTTGGCATTGTTAAAAGAAGTGAATTTAAAAAAAATATATTTTGGCGCTGAATCCGGTTCGTTGGCGGTACTTAAAAAAATAAATAAGAATATAACGCCTGCCCAAATTTTGTCCTCTTTGGAGCGTATTAAGAAGTATGGTATAATTGGGGATTATACTTTCATGTCTGGCTTTCCGTTTGAGAGTTTGGCTGATTTAAAAGAAACACTAAAATTGATGAAAGATTTGCAGGGGATAGATAGTTCAGCAGGGATTAGGATCTTTAATTTCTCTCCGAGCCCAAAAATGGATTTGATTAAAGATTGTTTAAAAGCAGGCTTTAAATATCCTGTTAAGATAGAAGAATGGGAAAAATTTGAGTATCATTGTTTTGTCCCTAACTGGGTAAGCCCTGAGCACGCAAGATTATTAAAAGTTTTGCCCTGGCTGACATCATTTTTATCTCAGGAAACCCTGCCATATAAAGAAAAAAGGGGTATTGTTGATTTTGTTTTAAAAATATTGCATAAGTCTTCAAAATTTAGATTTAAACATGATTTTTATTTATTCCCAGTAGAATGGTTAGCGTTAAGATTCTTTTATAAAAAACATTTGGGGATTTAA
- a CDS encoding class I SAM-dependent methyltransferase: protein MKCPVCGSLKIKDVFLVCDTHGRHVINPQDNFQLVSCLDCEAVFIPDLTINEEYYSKNYSNDYYEVESSIKPVSRLEHLLNKLSVKIKESLILKNFLRGDTKLKILDVGCGDGKFLENLDVRFFEKYGLEINPKGYGICKDKGLKVANKELKNASFEDSFFDVVTLWHVIEHLKDPNETLGLIKKILKKEGVLMIATPDTDSLGFKFGKKYWFHLDVPRHLILYNKKSLSLLLEKAGFKVINDKNLSFDFPFDLFWSMRKSWLKYLVYPLYPFFKFFDRETMLLIVKKKD, encoded by the coding sequence ATGAAGTGTCCAGTATGCGGAAGCTTGAAGATTAAGGATGTTTTCTTGGTCTGTGATACCCATGGAAGGCATGTTATTAACCCACAGGATAATTTCCAACTAGTAAGTTGTCTTGATTGCGAGGCAGTATTTATTCCCGACTTAACAATAAATGAGGAGTATTATTCTAAGAATTATTCAAATGATTATTATGAAGTTGAATCAAGCATAAAACCAGTTAGCCGGTTGGAGCATTTATTAAATAAATTATCTGTTAAGATCAAAGAAAGCTTAATTTTAAAGAATTTTTTGCGGGGGGATACAAAATTAAAGATTCTTGATGTAGGTTGCGGGGATGGAAAATTCCTGGAGAATTTAGATGTCCGGTTTTTTGAAAAATACGGGCTAGAAATTAATCCAAAGGGTTATGGTATTTGTAAAGATAAAGGCCTTAAAGTTGCTAATAAAGAGCTAAAGAATGCTTCTTTTGAAGATAGTTTCTTTGATGTTGTAACGCTTTGGCATGTCATAGAGCATTTAAAAGATCCTAACGAAACACTGGGGTTAATAAAAAAGATATTAAAGAAAGAAGGAGTCTTGATGATTGCCACTCCAGATACTGATAGCTTGGGATTTAAATTTGGAAAGAAATATTGGTTTCATTTAGATGTTCCAAGGCACTTAATTTTATATAATAAAAAAAGTTTAAGCTTACTTTTGGAGAAAGCCGGGTTTAAGGTTATTAATGATAAGAATTTGTCTTTTGATTTCCCTTTTGATTTATTTTGGTCAATGAGAAAATCTTGGTTGAAATACCTTGTTTATCCACTGTATCCATTTTTCAAGTTTTTTGATAGAGAAACCATGCTTTTAATAGTGAAAAAGAAAGACTGA
- a CDS encoding DUF3108 domain-containing protein, which produces MNKIVILIIVLVVLFSAIFWHNNRPEPIVLNIIDQIDKPAFDEAVYRINFFGVLPAGNATFSNSRIEELNNQKVIHLSAKAENLNIFAKFFKVTALLDSYIDPVSLNPQYFKETLSLSGKKESTKEVFYNQKGNIVTIRGVERSMLPNTQDPLSAILNLRRMDFNKLKDFDLSLNTNQKNYAIKGKVSVLEKTINNKKYTFYVLNGNIFRRDKNNPYHRSSITMVLLKEKENLPVLIKVFASGLFINARLTDLK; this is translated from the coding sequence GTGAATAAAATTGTAATATTGATTATTGTTTTAGTTGTATTGTTTTCAGCTATCTTTTGGCACAACAATAGGCCGGAACCGATAGTGTTGAATATTATTGATCAAATTGATAAGCCAGCCTTTGATGAAGCGGTTTACAGGATTAATTTCTTCGGGGTGCTGCCTGCTGGCAACGCGACTTTTTCAAATTCCAGAATTGAGGAGTTGAATAATCAAAAAGTAATTCACTTAAGCGCAAAAGCTGAGAATTTGAATATTTTTGCCAAGTTTTTTAAGGTAACCGCCCTACTTGATTCATATATCGATCCGGTTAGCCTAAATCCTCAGTATTTTAAAGAAACGCTTTCATTATCGGGTAAAAAGGAATCAACAAAAGAGGTGTTTTATAACCAGAAAGGTAATATTGTAACCATAAGGGGAGTAGAGCGTTCAATGCTTCCTAATACGCAAGATCCGCTTTCCGCAATCTTGAATTTAAGGCGTATGGATTTTAATAAATTAAAGGATTTTGATTTAAGTTTAAACACCAATCAAAAAAATTACGCGATAAAAGGCAAGGTGAGTGTTTTAGAAAAAACCATAAATAACAAAAAATACACCTTCTATGTTTTGAATGGAAATATTTTTCGAAGAGATAAAAATAATCCTTATCACAGATCTAGCATAACTATGGTATTGTTAAAAGAAAAAGAAAATCTTCCGGTGTTAATTAAAGTATTCGCCAGTGGGCTATTTATCAATGCCAGGTTAACGGACTTGAAATAA
- a CDS encoding DUF5989 family protein has product MGKFSIIKEFWQFLRVRKKWWLAPIIIMLLLFGILIFFTQSSAVAPFIYTLF; this is encoded by the coding sequence ATGGGTAAATTTTCTATAATAAAAGAATTTTGGCAGTTTTTGCGTGTTAGGAAAAAGTGGTGGCTTGCTCCGATAATTATTATGCTTTTATTATTTGGTATTCTTATCTTCTTTACGCAAAGTAGCGCTGTGGCACCTTTTATTTATACTTTATTTTAA
- a CDS encoding glycosyltransferase family 2 protein, which translates to MALLSVIVPVYNEAKTIRDILAKINALDIDKEMVVVDDGSTDGTDKILMDIKYNCLKVIHHTSNRGKGAAFLTGLTNASGEFVIIQDADLEYDPNDYQKLLTEVRENHADMVLGNRFRKEYHGLFMHKMGNRFLTWLLNALFSAKLNDYATCYKIARRQVFESLNLKATGFDIDVEVVCNALKKRLRLLEIPVCYNPRTYKEGKKIRWSDGLWAMYYIIKYRFVG; encoded by the coding sequence ATGGCGTTACTTTCGGTGATCGTCCCGGTTTATAATGAAGCAAAAACAATAAGAGATATCTTAGCAAAAATAAATGCTCTTGATATTGATAAAGAGATGGTGGTTGTTGATGACGGTTCAACTGATGGCACTGATAAAATACTTATGGATATAAAATACAACTGTCTTAAAGTTATACATCACACAAGCAATAGGGGTAAGGGCGCGGCTTTCCTGACAGGCTTAACTAACGCAAGTGGAGAATTTGTAATAATCCAAGATGCCGATTTAGAGTACGATCCTAATGATTATCAGAAATTACTGACTGAAGTAAGAGAAAACCATGCGGATATGGTATTAGGCAACCGATTCAGGAAAGAGTACCATGGTTTATTTATGCATAAGATGGGGAATAGGTTTTTAACATGGTTATTAAATGCTTTGTTTTCAGCCAAACTGAATGATTATGCTACTTGTTATAAAATTGCCAGAAGGCAAGTTTTTGAAAGCCTCAATCTAAAAGCAACAGGATTTGATATTGACGTTGAGGTTGTTTGTAATGCTTTAAAGAAAAGACTTCGTTTATTGGAAATCCCCGTATGTTACAATCCCCGTACTTACAAAGAAGGTAAGAAAATTAGGTGGTCTGATGGTTTATGGGCGATGTATTACATTATAAAGTACCGTTTTGTAGGATAA
- a CDS encoding glycosyltransferase, translating to MLSIIVPAHNEQENIQPVLERIESSLDIPFEVVVVNDHSEDDTGKIVQSLTNKYKNIRLVENKLPAGFANAIRTGFINASGEFVIPIMADLCDDLETVKEMYGKMPAGFDVVCGSRYIKGGARLGGSKLKGFFSSFVGWSLFYLLGIPTHDVANAFKMYRKKVIESINIESVGFEISMELPLKAHFLGFKITEVPTVWKEREKGKSSFKMFKLFPNYLKFYTWALVKRVKG from the coding sequence ATGTTATCAATTATTGTCCCAGCGCACAATGAGCAAGAAAATATCCAGCCTGTTTTAGAAAGAATAGAATCTTCTTTGGATATACCTTTTGAAGTTGTTGTAGTAAATGATCACTCTGAAGATGATACTGGAAAAATTGTGCAAAGTTTAACTAATAAATACAAAAATATTAGGTTAGTTGAGAATAAGCTACCTGCTGGCTTTGCTAATGCGATTAGGACGGGGTTTATTAACGCATCAGGTGAGTTTGTAATTCCGATTATGGCAGATCTATGTGATGATTTAGAAACCGTAAAAGAGATGTATGGCAAGATGCCGGCAGGCTTCGATGTGGTTTGCGGGTCGCGTTATATTAAGGGTGGGGCTCGTTTGGGAGGGTCAAAATTAAAAGGATTTTTTTCTTCGTTTGTCGGCTGGTCGCTTTTTTACTTGTTGGGCATTCCTACTCATGATGTTGCTAACGCTTTTAAAATGTACAGAAAGAAAGTAATTGAAAGCATAAATATTGAGTCGGTTGGCTTTGAGATATCTATGGAGCTGCCTCTTAAGGCGCATTTTTTAGGTTTTAAAATAACCGAGGTTCCTACTGTTTGGAAGGAGAGGGAGAAAGGGAAATCCAGCTTTAAGATGTTTAAGCTTTTTCCAAATTATCTTAAATTTTATACTTGGGCATTGGTTAAAAGGGTGAAAGGATAA